A genomic window from Sporosarcina sp. Marseille-Q4063 includes:
- a CDS encoding sensor histidine kinase KdpD: MWGWIVVFIALALLLYIYFLKREMRKLKHEIKEIPTRASFGSRLSLDLRDKALMDLVDELNQMIDAFEGKNRQAKQMEENVKLSIAGLSHDLRTPLTSINGYVQLLNETTDETKRIHYLRIIEHAVKRLMEMTDHFYDLARIETNQKETVLSSISLSNLVEETFLSFYEQFEEKNIQLQFPEQINGSQIIADQFMLIRVIQNVVQNILRYAKSKAVINYRNEGDYLIFSIKNDIKPDSKIAVEKVFMRFYTEVTSRTNTEASGLGLYLSKKLVEKMEGKMDAELNGNWFILKIQLPIGSNKEG, encoded by the coding sequence ATGTGGGGATGGATAGTTGTCTTCATAGCATTGGCGCTTCTTTTATATATATACTTCTTAAAGCGAGAAATGCGGAAATTGAAACATGAAATCAAAGAGATTCCGACTCGTGCTAGCTTCGGCAGTAGGCTATCTCTTGATCTTCGTGATAAGGCATTGATGGATTTAGTTGATGAATTAAATCAAATGATCGATGCATTTGAAGGGAAAAATCGTCAAGCAAAACAGATGGAAGAGAACGTGAAGTTATCCATCGCCGGACTCTCCCATGATTTACGAACACCACTTACGTCGATCAATGGTTATGTCCAACTTTTAAATGAAACCACAGATGAAACGAAGAGAATACACTATTTAAGGATTATCGAACACGCTGTCAAACGTCTGATGGAAATGACCGATCACTTTTATGACTTAGCACGCATTGAAACGAACCAAAAAGAAACCGTTTTATCTTCAATATCTCTCTCAAACTTAGTTGAAGAAACCTTCTTATCTTTTTATGAACAATTCGAAGAGAAGAATATTCAACTTCAATTTCCTGAACAAATAAATGGCAGTCAAATTATTGCTGACCAGTTCATGCTTATACGCGTCATCCAAAATGTCGTTCAAAATATACTTCGTTATGCTAAAAGTAAAGCAGTTATCAACTACAGGAATGAAGGCGACTATCTAATTTTTAGCATTAAAAACGACATCAAACCGGATAGTAAAATAGCGGTGGAAAAAGTGTTTATGCGTTTCTATACAGAAGTCACTAGTAGAACGAACACCGAAGCAAGTGGGTTGGGCCTTTATCTGTCTAAAAAGTTAGTTGAAAAGATGGAAGGGAAAATGGATGCAGAGTTAAATGGAAATTGGTTCATACTTAAAATACAGCTTCCCATTGGTAGCAATAAGGAAGGATGA
- a CDS encoding DUF4256 domain-containing protein has protein sequence MTEKNNKELSQEQSEGLLETLKVRFEKNMNRHEGLEWAKVQEKLNANPQKLWSLGEMERTGGEPDVVDYDIKNETYVFHDCSSESPKGRRSVCYDREALESRKKHKPENSAIDMATAMGIELLTEDQYRALQELGKFDTKTSSWVQTPPNIRELGGAIFCDCRYNTVFTYHNGAESYYAVRGFRGSLRV, from the coding sequence ATGACTGAGAAAAACAACAAGGAGTTATCACAAGAACAAAGTGAAGGGTTACTCGAAACATTGAAAGTACGTTTTGAGAAAAATATGAACCGCCATGAAGGTCTTGAATGGGCTAAAGTCCAAGAAAAGCTGAATGCTAATCCTCAGAAGTTATGGTCGCTAGGTGAAATGGAGAGAACTGGCGGCGAACCGGATGTTGTAGACTATGATATAAAGAATGAAACATACGTTTTTCATGATTGTTCGTCGGAGAGTCCTAAAGGTCGTAGAAGTGTTTGTTACGACCGTGAAGCGCTAGAATCAAGGAAAAAACATAAACCAGAAAATAGCGCTATTGATATGGCTACTGCCATGGGTATTGAACTTTTAACGGAAGATCAATATCGAGCGTTGCAGGAACTTGGGAAATTTGATACGAAAACCTCGAGTTGGGTGCAAACACCACCCAACATTAGAGAGCTCGGTGGTGCTATTTTTTGCGATTGTCGCTATAACACTGTCTTTACGTACCACAATGGAGCAGAGTCCTATTATGCTGTCAGAGGGTTCCGTGGCTCGCTAAGAGTCTAA
- a CDS encoding VOC family protein, translating into MDKTIPIKNQMNGVFVHVSNLKISVKWYSDLLDLDIDLEEVDSPVHNIPLTGTTSLTLDDHTFDPNFKHNTSPSPIFNLFAPKIEEAYQYIQDKGIPIVREIESVGETAWFNIKDPDGNVVMICNC; encoded by the coding sequence ATGGATAAAACAATTCCGATAAAAAACCAAATGAACGGTGTTTTTGTTCATGTGTCTAATTTGAAAATTTCGGTAAAATGGTATTCCGACTTGTTAGATTTAGATATTGATTTAGAGGAGGTTGACTCACCTGTCCATAATATACCACTAACAGGAACAACTTCTTTAACTTTAGATGACCATACCTTTGATCCTAATTTCAAACATAATACAAGTCCAAGTCCAATTTTTAATTTATTTGCTCCGAAAATTGAAGAAGCATACCAGTATATTCAGGATAAAGGTATTCCAATTGTGCGAGAAATAGAAAGTGTTGGCGAGACAGCTTGGTTTAATATAAAGGATCCAGATGGGAACGTAGTAATGATCTGTAATTGTTAA
- a CDS encoding AAA family ATPase, whose amino-acid sequence MKRLIIITVGKTHSGKTTFARELEQRLHNSLVIDQDNHAEFINANYNTLLPKQGPNTLKYAISKTILDYAVDQSDFHLILSNANRGLKGRLSLLEYLKNKGFISIIVNFDIPDYVLRERVSESQRSTAVFRTASTFEEVLIRQQAETDKDGVTEPTEDEAEYFFEINSSDEVQSVIREIVKIARRS is encoded by the coding sequence ATGAAAAGATTAATAATCATAACTGTCGGTAAAACCCATAGCGGAAAAACTACATTTGCTAGAGAATTGGAACAACGATTGCACAACTCATTGGTAATTGACCAAGATAATCATGCGGAATTCATCAATGCTAATTACAATACTTTATTGCCAAAACAAGGACCAAACACACTTAAGTACGCCATTTCTAAAACAATATTAGATTACGCTGTAGATCAATCCGATTTTCATCTTATCTTAAGCAACGCAAATCGCGGTCTAAAGGGGCGATTGAGTTTACTTGAGTACCTAAAGAACAAAGGGTTCATCAGCATCATCGTTAACTTCGATATTCCGGATTATGTTCTCCGGGAACGCGTTTCTGAAAGTCAACGTAGCACAGCTGTATTTAGAACCGCTTCTACTTTTGAGGAAGTCCTTATTCGACAACAGGCGGAGACCGATAAAGACGGCGTGACTGAACCGACAGAAGACGAAGCAGAATATTTCTTTGAAATTAACAGCTCGGATGAAGTTCAATCTGTTATTCGGGAAATAGTTAAAATCGCGAGACGCTCGTAG
- a CDS encoding SRPBCC family protein yields the protein MVNVMTEIIIRSPLDKVSEYAANPDNAPEWYVNIKSAEWQTGKPLTIGSHIAFNAQFLGRQLAYVYEVVEFIQGQKLVMKTADGPFPMETTYTWEAYDENFTRMTLRNKGNPTGFSKIFSPFMSPIMRRANKKDLKKIKEILEKNKTNDRTKM from the coding sequence ATGGTAAATGTAATGACAGAAATAATAATTCGGTCTCCACTGGACAAAGTTTCAGAGTATGCAGCAAATCCTGACAATGCACCTGAATGGTATGTAAATATTAAATCAGCAGAATGGCAAACCGGAAAACCGTTGACTATTGGTTCACATATCGCATTTAATGCACAATTCCTAGGAAGACAACTTGCATATGTTTACGAAGTTGTAGAGTTTATTCAAGGGCAAAAACTTGTCATGAAAACAGCAGACGGTCCATTTCCAATGGAGACAACCTATACATGGGAAGCATATGATGAAAATTTTACACGGATGACTTTAAGAAACAAGGGGAACCCGACAGGTTTTTCAAAAATATTTTCTCCTTTTATGTCCCCGATAATGAGAAGGGCAAACAAGAAAGACTTGAAAAAAATTAAGGAGATTCTTGAAAAAAACAAAACTAACGATAGAACAAAAATGTAA
- a CDS encoding metallophosphoesterase: protein MKFAVITDIHGNAPALVAVLNEIDKRKDIKYIYCLGDMIAIGPDTNAVLELLFSRDDISMITGNHDEAVLATIKDEPHPLSHPHVKEHHEWIAEGIHEKFIDKLDELPRFIRKDISGQSVLFTHYHVESNKVDAHISEDPFAPIVEPSPGNMEALFGPQDVDLICFGHHHPVHFFIGDRTTYLNPGSLGCAEDSVARYAVVTIEVNDIQVELLEAEYDNTGFLMSYEALNVPTRDFILKAFHGDQLKGDE, encoded by the coding sequence ATGAAGTTTGCTGTCATTACTGATATCCACGGCAATGCGCCTGCTTTAGTAGCTGTTCTTAATGAGATTGACAAGCGGAAAGATATTAAATATATCTATTGTCTCGGCGATATGATTGCGATTGGACCAGATACGAATGCAGTGTTGGAATTGTTATTTTCCCGAGACGATATTTCAATGATTACCGGTAATCATGATGAAGCGGTTCTTGCCACTATCAAAGATGAACCACACCCTTTAAGCCATCCGCATGTGAAAGAACATCATGAATGGATTGCCGAAGGAATTCATGAGAAATTCATCGATAAACTTGATGAGCTTCCGCGGTTTATTCGAAAAGATATCTCTGGACAGTCGGTATTATTCACTCATTACCATGTGGAGTCCAACAAGGTGGATGCTCATATTAGCGAGGATCCTTTTGCTCCGATTGTTGAGCCAAGTCCCGGGAATATGGAAGCGTTGTTTGGACCGCAAGATGTCGATTTAATTTGTTTTGGTCATCATCATCCAGTTCATTTTTTTATAGGAGATCGTACAACTTATTTAAATCCTGGCTCACTAGGTTGTGCTGAGGATTCAGTTGCGCGATATGCGGTTGTTACGATTGAAGTGAATGATATTCAAGTGGAGTTGCTAGAGGCCGAGTATGATAATACTGGATTTCTAATGTCTTATGAAGCATTAAATGTTCCGACCCGTGATTTTATTTTGAAGGCATTTCATGGGGATCAGCTAAAGGGAGATGAATAA
- a CDS encoding YitT family protein yields MNHMNVTMKRLFVYIIGLFVLSLGVSFSIQAGLGVSPVSSLAYAFTLTAGLSIGMTTVIANILFIIIQAIISKQINMKEFMLQLIISFLYGFFMDATLFIIQLFPTPETLINRYIFLIISLFIISIGLLNYFTAKLPLMPYDALTFVISERFKWNFGKAKIISDLINVGIAGAVCLIFIHSFGSIGIGTLAAAYFIGKILGWMMKKYQHPLQQWVFQEKS; encoded by the coding sequence ATGAATCACATGAATGTAACAATGAAGCGTCTGTTTGTTTATATTATCGGTTTGTTTGTTCTATCTCTTGGCGTTAGCTTCTCCATTCAAGCCGGACTTGGTGTATCCCCCGTATCTTCACTCGCATATGCATTTACATTAACAGCGGGATTATCAATAGGGATGACAACGGTGATTGCAAATATATTATTTATTATTATTCAAGCAATTATAAGTAAACAGATCAACATGAAAGAATTTATGCTACAACTAATAATTTCATTTTTATACGGATTCTTTATGGATGCTACATTATTTATAATACAATTATTCCCAACACCTGAAACACTCATCAATCGATACATTTTTTTAATCATAAGTTTATTCATTATATCCATTGGATTATTAAATTACTTCACAGCAAAACTTCCATTAATGCCCTACGATGCACTAACATTTGTTATTAGTGAACGATTTAAATGGAATTTTGGCAAAGCAAAAATCATAAGTGATTTAATCAACGTTGGTATAGCTGGTGCTGTTTGTTTAATTTTCATTCATTCATTTGGCTCAATCGGAATCGGAACGTTAGCCGCCGCATACTTTATCGGAAAGATCTTAGGCTGGATGATGAAAAAATACCAACACCCCCTTCAACAATGGGTTTTCCAGGAAAAATCTTAG
- a CDS encoding DMT family transporter: MNKYVYGFLVILTTSLMGSAFAIGKIGLLYASPILLVALRFTVAGILMAIFVVFWKRPHPRSLRDWGKVFIIGFFQTAGVMGCIFVSLKTIKAGESSILTFINPLLVVILGTIFLKLTYKRLQWIGVVVGFLGVLITFGAHVSINIGTLLGFLSAVSWAIGTLLIKTWGQKINIWVLTAYQMLFGGLILFGGSFILEEPFFEPNSISIFILLWLAIMASVVQFAVWFYLLHIGDPGKTSAFLFLAPFFGVLSGWVLLDEPIHWYVMLGGLFIFIGIFLANWVPKTNY; encoded by the coding sequence ATGAATAAATATGTATACGGATTTCTTGTCATATTAACTACATCTTTAATGGGTTCTGCTTTTGCAATAGGGAAAATTGGTTTACTCTATGCTTCTCCTATTTTGCTTGTCGCCCTGCGCTTTACTGTTGCTGGAATATTGATGGCTATTTTCGTTGTTTTTTGGAAACGTCCTCATCCCCGTTCCTTACGAGATTGGGGGAAAGTTTTTATTATCGGTTTCTTTCAAACTGCTGGCGTGATGGGATGTATTTTCGTTAGTTTAAAAACGATTAAAGCTGGTGAGTCTTCTATACTTACATTTATAAATCCTTTACTTGTCGTTATTTTAGGTACTATTTTTTTGAAACTTACATACAAACGATTGCAATGGATTGGTGTTGTGGTCGGTTTCTTAGGGGTGTTAATTACTTTTGGCGCTCATGTATCTATTAATATCGGAACATTATTAGGGTTTCTCTCTGCAGTATCCTGGGCGATCGGTACATTATTAATAAAAACTTGGGGACAAAAAATAAACATATGGGTATTAACTGCCTATCAAATGTTGTTTGGAGGATTGATCCTCTTTGGCGGAAGTTTTATCTTAGAAGAACCGTTTTTCGAACCAAATAGCATTTCTATTTTTATTCTTTTATGGCTGGCTATTATGGCTTCGGTAGTACAATTTGCCGTATGGTTTTATTTACTTCATATTGGAGATCCCGGAAAAACAAGCGCTTTTTTATTTTTAGCTCCATTCTTCGGTGTCCTGTCGGGCTGGGTTCTCTTAGACGAGCCAATCCATTGGTATGTAATGCTTGGAGGTCTTTTTATATTCATCGGAATTTTCTTGGCAAACTGGGTACCGAAAACAAATTATTAA
- a CDS encoding nucleotidyltransferase domain-containing protein produces the protein MVILRAGYGLDPNGYIVSDVSKDNIDNVYMPCIRESIESLKNLFDQQLHSVYVYGSVARGEAVVFKSDLDLIAMFDGQLSSVKLAELKKIAGELSHKYRTLFRDVGIAVAYYDYTVDPSNYYENAFLKELCVCVYGKDLGERFGPYKLTSEIAIRFNGDIYKVLARTLNRLETASNEDFKTISQNFARKLIRTYYSMVMARSQIWTTRLHDQSEVFIHHFPDKEFIIRTLLSWIDEPPTDFEVVYELFKIEGEWVSANFAHEANITF, from the coding sequence ATGGTGATTTTGAGAGCTGGATATGGTCTAGACCCTAATGGATATATTGTAAGTGATGTTAGTAAAGACAATATTGATAATGTCTACATGCCTTGCATTCGAGAATCTATCGAATCTCTTAAAAATTTGTTTGATCAACAATTGCACAGTGTTTATGTATACGGTAGCGTAGCCAGAGGTGAGGCGGTTGTATTTAAATCGGACTTAGATCTTATTGCTATGTTTGATGGCCAACTGAGTTCAGTTAAGTTAGCTGAATTAAAGAAAATTGCTGGAGAACTATCTCATAAGTATCGTACTCTGTTTCGTGATGTTGGTATAGCTGTTGCATATTATGACTATACGGTCGACCCCTCTAATTATTATGAAAATGCATTTCTTAAGGAACTTTGTGTTTGTGTATACGGTAAGGATTTAGGGGAGCGATTTGGACCGTATAAACTAACATCAGAGATAGCCATTCGCTTCAATGGTGATATTTATAAGGTTCTTGCTCGAACGTTAAATAGGTTAGAAACAGCTTCTAATGAAGATTTTAAAACAATTTCACAAAACTTTGCTCGTAAACTCATTCGAACATACTATTCAATGGTTATGGCGCGTTCTCAGATTTGGACAACACGACTTCACGACCAATCTGAAGTTTTTATCCACCACTTCCCAGATAAAGAATTTATTATTCGTACCCTGCTAAGTTGGATAGATGAACCGCCTACGGACTTTGAGGTTGTATATGAGTTGTTTAAGATTGAGGGGGAATGGGTGAGCGCGAACTTTGCACATGAAGCCAATATTACTTTTTAA
- a CDS encoding iron chaperone has translation MEVFEKYLAGIDNPDHHDRTKEILAWVSNKFPNLEQQIKWNTPMFTHNDTFIIGFSTAKHHLSVSPEPAGISQFSDAIKQAGYSATKGLFRIKWNEPVNYELLEKMIEFNIQDKAEYTSFWR, from the coding sequence ATGGAAGTTTTCGAAAAATATTTAGCAGGTATCGATAATCCCGACCACCACGATCGAACAAAGGAAATTTTGGCGTGGGTTTCTAATAAATTCCCAAATTTGGAACAGCAAATCAAATGGAATACACCAATGTTTACCCATAATGACACATTTATCATCGGCTTTTCTACAGCGAAGCATCATTTGAGCGTTTCACCTGAACCAGCAGGCATTTCGCAATTTTCCGATGCAATTAAACAAGCTGGCTACAGTGCTACCAAAGGCTTGTTTCGAATTAAATGGAATGAGCCAGTAAATTATGAATTGCTTGAGAAAATGATTGAATTTAATATTCAAGATAAGGCAGAATATACGAGTTTTTGGCGATAA
- a CDS encoding ATP-binding cassette domain-containing protein produces the protein MSETILKATNVSKIYGKDKVLDKVSIEIKRGMIYGLIGENGAGKSTFMRTIMGLITIDGGDIELFGETGMKGLQRARRKMGQSIETPALYPELTARGNLRVQAANGGVSEREIDDLLRLMNLSHTGKKKAKNFSLGMRQRLAIASTLITNPEFLILDEPTNGLDPSGIVEMREILQRLVTERGITVLLSSHLLDELSQIATHYGILHDGKIINELSKEELARETRQYIEIETTDVEKAVVVLDQMGIKDYEVINGTEINIYEQLDDVAAINHSLVLANVRVSRIGTTRQKLEDYFLHLTGGKPNA, from the coding sequence ATGTCCGAAACGATTCTTAAAGCAACGAATGTTTCAAAAATATATGGTAAAGACAAAGTGCTTGATAAAGTATCTATCGAAATTAAACGAGGGATGATCTACGGCTTAATCGGGGAGAATGGCGCGGGAAAATCGACGTTCATGCGTACGATTATGGGGTTAATTACGATTGACGGGGGAGACATCGAGCTGTTTGGGGAAACCGGCATGAAGGGATTGCAACGTGCAAGAAGAAAAATGGGGCAATCCATTGAAACGCCAGCACTTTATCCGGAACTAACAGCTAGAGGGAATCTAAGAGTTCAAGCCGCAAATGGGGGAGTTAGTGAGCGAGAAATCGATGATTTACTTCGTTTAATGAACCTTAGTCATACAGGAAAGAAGAAAGCTAAGAATTTCTCTTTAGGAATGCGTCAACGGTTAGCAATTGCATCAACACTTATCACAAATCCAGAGTTCTTAATATTAGACGAGCCGACAAATGGTCTCGATCCGTCAGGAATAGTTGAAATGCGTGAAATTCTTCAGCGACTGGTGACAGAGCGTGGAATTACCGTCTTACTTTCGAGTCACTTGCTAGATGAGCTTTCACAAATCGCTACACACTATGGTATTTTGCATGATGGAAAAATTATTAATGAACTTTCAAAGGAAGAACTAGCACGTGAAACTCGTCAATACATTGAAATAGAAACAACTGATGTAGAAAAAGCAGTCGTCGTCCTGGATCAAATGGGAATTAAGGATTATGAAGTGATCAATGGAACCGAAATAAATATCTATGAACAATTAGATGATGTTGCGGCAATCAATCATTCGTTAGTCTTAGCTAATGTACGTGTTTCACGGATTGGTACAACAAGACAAAAACTTGAAGATTATTTCTTGCACTTAACAGGAGGAAAACCTAATGCTTAA
- a CDS encoding MFS transporter, translating into MTRMLYFIIMVSFLDTFIQLPIITPYALQLGASNLLAGGIVAIYSLTNMIGNIIGGHWIDRFGRKRMLFLGMLAASIILLLYPLATTGEQLFFIRFLHGLAGGVLIPAAFAYVGDQTSKRSRGKAMAITGACIGTAAIIGPAIGGIMAARSEVEYVFVLVAVLFFITTLLLLKFVKESFSETERSAVSIKHFMPLLKDPLLLQASLAAFALMISNGTLAFALPLKVADMGLDSETTGLLLSTFGIVALIVFLTPLNRMYDRFEPITLVVIGLCLIASVHIMLNFTVNSTIGYLLMCVYGVGFAFVFPSMNKIVADASSKIDRGKAYGIFYAFFSLGAVAGSFISGAAAEIIGLPFSSSATIMLSIGLFLLYFSRKTKRKL; encoded by the coding sequence ATGACTAGAATGCTTTATTTTATTATTATGGTTTCTTTTCTGGATACATTTATCCAGTTGCCAATCATTACACCATACGCCCTACAGTTAGGCGCATCCAATCTGCTAGCCGGTGGAATTGTGGCAATTTACTCCTTAACAAATATGATCGGTAATATAATTGGCGGCCATTGGATTGACAGATTTGGACGCAAAAGAATGTTGTTTCTCGGCATGTTAGCAGCATCGATTATTTTACTCCTTTATCCTCTTGCCACAACAGGTGAGCAACTCTTTTTCATTCGATTTCTGCATGGATTGGCAGGGGGGGTATTGATACCTGCGGCGTTTGCTTACGTTGGTGATCAAACTAGCAAACGTTCAAGAGGAAAAGCGATGGCGATTACAGGCGCATGTATTGGAACGGCGGCTATTATTGGGCCAGCCATTGGCGGAATTATGGCTGCCAGGTCAGAAGTTGAGTATGTATTTGTACTTGTAGCCGTGTTATTTTTCATCACAACATTATTATTATTGAAATTCGTGAAAGAATCCTTTTCGGAAACGGAAAGAAGTGCGGTTTCTATTAAACACTTTATGCCGCTTTTAAAAGACCCATTATTGCTCCAAGCTTCCTTGGCTGCATTTGCATTGATGATCAGTAACGGGACATTGGCATTTGCTCTGCCGTTAAAGGTCGCAGATATGGGCTTGGACTCAGAAACGACAGGGCTTTTATTAAGTACGTTCGGCATAGTCGCCTTAATCGTTTTCTTAACACCACTCAACCGCATGTACGACCGGTTTGAGCCAATCACTTTGGTCGTCATTGGACTCTGTCTTATCGCATCAGTTCACATCATGCTAAACTTTACAGTGAATTCAACCATCGGCTATCTTCTAATGTGCGTATACGGCGTTGGATTTGCATTCGTATTCCCATCGATGAATAAAATCGTGGCAGATGCTTCGTCGAAAATTGATCGCGGAAAAGCATACGGTATTTTTTACGCATTCTTTTCTCTAGGCGCAGTAGCGGGCTCTTTCATATCAGGCGCAGCGGCAGAGATTATCGGTTTGCCGTTCTCTTCAAGCGCGACGATTATGCTCTCGATAGGATTATTCTTGCTATACTTTTCAAGAAAAACGAAACGAAAATTATAA
- a CDS encoding response regulator transcription factor: MVTILIIEDDIAIHSLIKEALVLNGFNTLSAYSGTEGKLLFEQNQVDIVLLDLMLPGMDGEEFLLEIRRNSTIPVMVISAKSDQDSKLELLTNGADDYITKPFDVKELLLRINIQLRHAKKAPISEMKEIHYKNISVNLDTREVKSGDQTLHFTGREYAILLLFLENPKKVFSRANIYESVWNEPFFNSDNTINMHISNLRNKLSTDDTNYIKTVWGIGFKFD, encoded by the coding sequence ATGGTAACGATATTAATTATTGAAGATGATATTGCAATTCATTCACTTATTAAAGAAGCATTAGTTTTAAATGGTTTCAATACCTTAAGTGCATACTCAGGAACTGAAGGGAAATTGCTATTTGAACAAAATCAGGTAGATATAGTCCTTTTAGATTTAATGCTTCCAGGGATGGATGGAGAAGAGTTTCTTCTTGAAATCCGGCGCAACTCAACGATTCCAGTGATGGTGATCTCTGCAAAAAGTGACCAAGATTCGAAACTGGAACTTTTGACGAATGGGGCAGATGATTACATTACAAAACCATTTGATGTCAAAGAACTCCTTTTACGCATAAACATTCAGCTACGTCATGCAAAAAAGGCTCCAATTAGCGAAATGAAAGAAATTCATTACAAGAATATCAGTGTAAATTTAGATACGCGCGAAGTGAAGTCCGGTGACCAAACGCTTCATTTCACTGGACGCGAGTACGCAATCTTACTTCTATTTCTAGAGAATCCAAAAAAAGTCTTCAGTCGCGCCAATATTTATGAAAGTGTTTGGAATGAACCATTTTTTAATAGCGACAATACCATTAATATGCATATTAGCAATTTGCGAAATAAGCTCAGCACAGATGATACAAACTACATTAAAACTGTATGGGGCATAGGCTTTAAATTTGATTAA
- a CDS encoding ABC transporter permease, with protein sequence MLNLLTAEKIKLIRSKKLVIALGILLFLPIMQVVNSQLEVHHGKELIQAIDTVINGATGVLMIEKNGLTVLLVMSAFISFFIGEEFQNGTIRNALSLGRSRMHYYLSKLVIAALFSLVGLIAMSVIGMISFTIVFGFGEIAEINNYFSYALKTFSTLYLLILANVSIYVMISFLTKNSSISLIWSFLYTIATGFLPGIFQQTEHFKHVTYWFSESFLFYSDFAKPADIAQFPQMVLVSLITIMISSTLGIFLFKRTDIK encoded by the coding sequence ATGCTTAATCTATTAACAGCTGAAAAAATAAAGTTGATTCGAAGTAAAAAATTAGTAATTGCCCTTGGTATTTTACTTTTCCTTCCTATTATGCAAGTCGTGAATAGTCAATTGGAAGTGCATCATGGAAAGGAGCTCATTCAGGCAATTGATACAGTCATCAATGGGGCGACAGGTGTTCTGATGATTGAGAAGAATGGATTGACTGTTTTACTGGTCATGAGCGCGTTTATTAGCTTCTTTATTGGTGAAGAATTCCAAAATGGAACGATTCGAAATGCGTTGTCTTTAGGTCGGAGTCGCATGCATTATTATTTATCGAAATTAGTGATTGCTGCACTATTCTCCCTTGTTGGCTTAATTGCAATGTCTGTAATTGGAATGATTAGCTTTACAATAGTGTTTGGATTTGGTGAAATTGCGGAGATTAACAATTATTTTAGCTATGCATTAAAAACTTTCAGTACGCTTTATTTATTAATTTTGGCAAATGTATCTATTTATGTGATGATTAGTTTTCTAACGAAAAATAGTAGTATCTCATTAATTTGGAGTTTTCTTTATACAATTGCAACAGGATTTCTTCCTGGAATTTTCCAGCAAACCGAACATTTTAAACATGTCACATACTGGTTTTCTGAATCATTCTTATTCTACTCAGATTTTGCAAAACCAGCGGATATCGCTCAATTTCCTCAGATGGTATTAGTCAGTCTCATCACGATTATGATATCATCAACTTTAGGAATATTTTTGTTTAAACGAACAGACATAAAGTGA
- a CDS encoding VOC family protein: MGITGLGGVFFKCNNPAKLREWYQEKLGLSSDQYGKTFLWGDTDGSSVWAPFAKDTTYFSPSDKEFMINFRVNDLASYLEEIRAKDVEVVGELQVEVYGKFAHILDLEGNKIELWEPMDSEMKS; the protein is encoded by the coding sequence GTGGGAATTACTGGATTGGGCGGCGTGTTTTTTAAGTGCAATAACCCCGCCAAACTTCGAGAGTGGTATCAAGAAAAACTCGGGTTATCATCGGATCAATACGGAAAAACTTTTTTATGGGGTGACACGGATGGCAGTTCTGTTTGGGCGCCCTTTGCCAAAGATACAACCTATTTTAGCCCGTCGGATAAAGAGTTTATGATTAATTTTCGAGTGAATGATTTAGCCTCCTATCTTGAAGAAATTCGAGCGAAAGATGTTGAGGTTGTCGGGGAATTGCAAGTTGAAGTCTATGGAAAGTTCGCGCATATTTTGGATTTGGAAGGAAATAAGATTGAGTTATGGGAACCGATGGATTCTGAAATGAAAAGTTAA